The DNA window AAATATAATGGTCTCGTAAAAACTCGTCATTCCCGCGCAGGCGGGAATCCAGGCTATATGTAACTAATTAAAAACACTGGATTCCCGTTTTCACGGGAATGACGTAAATCGGCGCTTTTGGACTTTTTACGAACGCATCAAATATGGAAAATAATATATGGTGGGGGTGGAGGAAATTCACTTTCGTTTGTAAGAAGGGGGCATTAGAAATGGGCACTGAGAAACAAATCCTTATCGTCGATGACAATACCACCCTCAGGGAAGGGTTACGGTCTCTTCTTGCCTCCCATCAGGGCTTTCAGGTCGTAGACGAAGCCGGAGACGGCCTGGAGGCGATTCAGTCCGTCGACAGGTTTCTTCCAGACCTCGTTATAATGGATCTTTCCATGCCCCGAATGAACGGGATGGAGGCCACTCGGGAAATCAAAAAAAAATGGCCTGAGATAAAGATACTGGCCTTCACCGTGCAAGATTCTGAAGAATATATTATGGCCATGCTAAAAGCCGGCGCCGATGGCTATATCCTGAAAGATTCCACCCAGGATGAACTGATTCAATCCATTGAAAATATTCTGGCCGGAAACCGGGTCTTGAGTTCAGACATCGAGGAGGCCTTGCGTGAGAGCGAGGAGCGGTTTCGGGCCGTTTTCGAATCAGCAGCCATCGGCATAGAGCAGCATAACCTGAATGGTCACTTCCTGCAGGGAAACACAAAACTCGCCGAAATTATCGGTCTGACTGCCCAGGAGATTCGTCAACGATCCTTTAAGGAGATTACCCATCCGGATGACCTGGAGCGTGAAGAACCCCTGATTGAGCAGTTGATTCGAGGCGAGCGGTCATCCTATACCATTGAAAAGAGATATATCCACAAAGACGGCCACCCGGTCTGGGTCCGGGCCACCTCTTCGTTGGCTAAAGAAGTCCGAACCCCTTACCGGATTTCCATCATTGAGGATATCACCGAGCGCAAGAAAGCTGAAAACGCCCTGAAGAAGTCCGAGGAAAAGTATCGTGAGCTGGTAGAAAATATCAATGATGTCATCTTTGAATTGGATGAGAATGGGAGGGTAACCTATATCAGCCCTACCTGTGAGTCTGTTATGGGATCTTGTCCGACTTTACTGATCGGCAAGACCATCACGGACTTCCTGTTTCCGGAAGACCGGGCGGCAGCCGGAGAGGGTATCCGGAAAGTTATGAATGGTCAGGTGCACTCCATTGAAGTTCGGATACCGCACCAATCCGGTGAAGTCCGTTGGGTAAGAATTTCAAGCCGGCCGATCGCCAAAGAAGAACGGATAATCGGACTCCGGGGGATACTGACCGACCTTACGGAACGTAAACGGATGGAGGAGGAGCGGATTATAATTGACAAGCTGGAATCCACTGGGATCCTGGCCGGAGGAATAGCCCATGATTTCAACAACCTTTTGGCCGTGATCCTTGGAAATCTTGAGCTGGCCAGGATATTTCCTCAGTCCGTTGAGATGATGATTCCATACCTCGAGGCAGCCGAAAAGGCGGCCGTCGCGGCCCAGGGTTTGACCCGGCAGTTTATCACCTTTGCCAAGGGGGGCGCACCGGTAAAAAAAAGGATCTCCCTGACCGATCTTCTCAAAGAGCACGTCACCTTTGCCTTGAGAGGGTCCCCGGCCGGTTGTACCTTCTCGATTCCGTCCGATATCTGGCAAACAGAGGTTGACGAGAATCAGATCGGACAAGTCATACGGAATATGGTTTTAAATGGCCGGGAGGCCATGCCGGATGGCGGAATGGTCTCGGTGGCCGCGAAAAATGAAACGGTTGACAACCGGTCAGGTCTGCCTTTATCCGATGGAGATTACATAAAGGTGAGCATCGGAGATCAGGGCAGCGGCATTCCCGGGGAGGTTCTTCCTAAGATCTTTGATCCCTATTTTTCGACCAGAAAACGGGGAGATCAGAAGGGGATGGGGCTTGGATTGACCATTTGTCATTCGATCATCCAGAAACATGGCGGGACGATCACCGTAGCTTCAAGGTTGAGTGAAGGAACGACCTTTCATATTTATCTTCCCGCTTCAAGGGAAGCGGAGTTTATGGTACCGGAGGGTCTTCATGGGATGGGCAGGGTCCTGGTGATGGACGATGAGGAGATGGTCCGTAAACTGATCGAGTCAATACTTCAGGCCCTGGGTTATGAGGTAACTCTTGCAGAAGACGGAGAAAAGGCCATTGAGTGCTATCGACAGGCGAAGGTCCTTGGTTATCCCTTTGATGCGGTGATTTTGGACTTGATCGTATCCGGGGGGATAGGGGGTAAAGATGCGATCCGGGAATTTCTGAAATTTGATCCCCAGGTGAAAGCGATTGTTTCAAGCGGCTACTCGAATGACCCGGTGATCATGAATTATGAACTGTATGGCTTTTCGGGTGCTCTGACAAAGCCTTATCGGATCTGCGACCTCCACGAAACCCTCTCCAAGGTCATAGGGAAGGAAGTCAAGGATTGAAGGAAGAAAGATATTTGAAATTCTGGAATCCAGAAGTCAGAATAAACTAAAAATGATGGTCTCGTAAAAACTCGTCATTCCCGCGAAGGCGGGAATCCAGGCTATATGTAACTAATTAAAAACACTGGATTCCCGTTTTCACGGGAATGACGTAAATCGGCGCTTTTGGACTTTTTACGAACGCATCAAAAATCCCTTTAAGGCTTGATCCTCATTCTGAATTCTGGCTCCTGGATTCTAAGCATCGTTAGATATCAAAACCAGTTTATAAAATTCTGAGAGATAAATTCTCAGATGTCACTTTGGAAGAATCTAAGCTTTCGGGGATGAAGCCGGCTGTAAGGCCCCGGAAAGCAGGATCCCGCCGTCCACTACGATCTCGGTGCCGGTCGTATAACTGGAGGCATCGGAAGCCAGATAAATCGCCGCTCCGGCTATCTCATCAGGATCCCCGATGCGTCTCATGGGGGTCATCAGAGCCATGGCCTCCTGCTCCTTTTTGGCCTCTCCCGGTGAAAGGTGAAACCAGTGGGAGTTTAACATCTTGGTGCTGATCGGTCCGGGAGCAATCGTGTTCACCCGTATATTAAAAGGCGCCAGTTCTGAAGCAAAGGCTTTGGTGATCATGCGGACACCGGCCTTGGAAATACTATAGACGCTTACCCCGGGTTCCGGCATAAAGCCGTCGACGGATGCGATATTGATGATTTTGCCACCACCTTGCTCCTTCATTACCCGGGCTACGGCCTGGCTGGTAAAATAAAGGCCTTTCATGTTCAGATTCATAATAGTATCCCAAAGACGCTCGTCAGACTCCAGGACGCTTCCCATAGACGGGCTGGCGCCGGCATTATTGACCAGGATATCAATCCTTCCGAAGCGGTCCATAACCACCCCGACCATCTTGTCTATCTCTTCCTTCTTGCCCAGATGGGCTTGAATAGGCAGGGCCTCCCCCCCAAAAGCCTTAATTTCAGCGGCATTGGCCTCCAGGTCGTTAATTTTTCGGCTGGTCAGGGCCACTTTTGCCCCGGCCTTGGCAAACCCCAAAGCAATAGCCTTGCCTATGCCCCGGCTGCCCCCGGTTACAATAGCAATTTTACCCTGTAGAGAGAACTTGGAAAGATCAAACATGGTAAAACCTCCTTTATTTTTATAAAGAACCAATAATAACCTATGAAAAGAAATTATCAAGAAGAAAATATAGCTCTTTTTTAGAATACAACCCTTTTTTTATTCAATTTTTCCTCTTGACCCTCGTTCTCTTCTCATTCTATAATCCCGTAACAGTTGTCTGGGATCTGGGATCGGGGATCTGGGGACAGGGGTCTGGGGGCAGGGAGCAGTTAAAGAATAAAGTTGCAGGTTGCAAGATGCAAGTTTCAAGTATGACGGCTTCGTAAAAAGTCTGGCCTGGATTCCCGCCGGCGCGGGAATGATGACTTATTACGAGTCCATCAAATAGAAAGAACAAAAAGAATAATGATCTGCCTGTATCAGCGAAAATCAGCGTCCTAATTTAAATCGGAGGTAAAGAAAAATGGATTTTTCATTGAACGGAAAGGTTGTACTCATCACCGGTGCCAGTCGGGGAATCGGTCAGGCAGCAGCCATCGGGATGGCTCAGGCCGGGGCGGACATTGCCATTGCCAGCCGGAAACTTCCCGATCTGGAAAGGGTAGCGGAAGAGGTCAGAAGGACGGGTAAAAAATGCCTGCCAGTGGCGGCCCATGTTGCCCGGATAGAGGAAGTCAACAATCTGGTTACTAAGGTTCTGGAGGAGTTCGGAAGGATTGATATCCTGGTGAACAATGCCGCCACCAATCCCACAATGGCTCCGGCCCTGGACGTAGACGAGCGCGGCTGGGATGCAATCATGAACCTGAATCTAAAGGGTTTGTTTTTCCTGAGTCAGGCCGTGGCCAGGATTATGAAGGAAAAAGGCGGGGGTAAAATCATCAATGTGGCCTCCATCGCCGGGATCAGTCCTGATTTATTGCCGGTTTATTCGATCAGTAAAGCCGGGGTGATTATGGCCACCAAGGTGATGGCCCAACAATGGGCCCCTTACAATATCAGGGCCAACTGTGTCGCCCCCGGTTTGACCAAAACGCGTTTCAGCGAAGCCCTTTGGAACAACCCGGCCATCCTGAATATCGCTATGAGCAGGACCCCCATGGCCCGGGTAGCCGAACCCGAGGAGATGGTGGGAGCCATCATTTTCCTGGCCTCCGATGCCTCCAGCTATGTAACCGGCCAGGTGATTGCCGTGGATGGAGGGACGACCATATAGCTCTGGATCTGCGAATTTATCTCTAACCTTCCAGCGCTGCTGACGGTTCATTGCTGGTTGCTGGTTACTCGTTACTGGTTACCGTTTCTCGTTTTATTTCGAAAATAGGGTTCAAGGGTTTTAAATTCCACGCCTTTCACTTGAACCCTTGGCCCCTGTCCCGCCTTTGGCGGGATTGAATCCTTTTTCATGTTTCGTGGTGCCCCCAGGCGCATGAAGGTTTAACCAGCAACCAGTAACGAGTAACGAGATAAATTTCAAATATCTTTGGTTACTTATGGCTTGGGTCCCCTAAAGGCTTTCGTTTCTTCATGGAGGGTAATTCTGTGGGGGGGGTATTCTCTTCCGGTTCCTGACGGATTTGAATATTCCAGACTTTCTCTTCCCTTCGGATCTTGATGCCGCCGATGATCAGATCGGTCAGGGAATCGGATAATTCGACCAGACTTTCCGGCTTTCCCAGAAGGACCCGTCGAATGACTAAATGTTCGACGGTTCCTAAAATGATGGCCCGTACCAAATTGAGGTTGATATCAGCCCGGAATTCTCCCGAATCAATCCCTTCCTTGACAATATTCAGGAGGATCCTGGAGAGTTCCCTCACGTCTTCATAAGCCCCCACCTCTAAGAATTTCCGGTTCTGTTTAAGGATCAGCATGGCTACAGCGGCGTAATCGGGGTTCGTTTCATAAAACCAGAGATAGTGATAGATAATGGCCCTTAACTTGTTGGAAGCCCCGCGTAGAAATTGGAGGAGAAAGGTCATGCTTTCTTTGGACCGGCGCGTCGTTTCCCCGGGAATGGAGAACAGGAGTTCCTCCTTGGAGGGAAAATATTCATAAATAGTGGCTTCCGAGACCTTGGCCTCCCGGGCTACATCCGAAATGGTGGCCTCCTGGAAGCCTTTCCGGGCAAACACCTTCTCGGCGGCCCTAAGGATCTGTTCTTTTCTGAGTTTCGATTTGGGTTGATTAGCCATACAGTTTATCCTTATTTTTTTATTTCGTATTAAACCGCCATGCCCCGCCTTTTGGGGCATGGCACCACGAAGCATGAAAATAAATCTACAAGAGGCTATGGGCAATAGGCAATGGGCGACAGGTACCCCAACAAATATATATATTTTCTTCGCCCATAGCCTATCGCCATTATGAGTTTTCAGCCTTGTAACTTGCACATTTATTCTTTAACTGATCCCCGGTCCCTGTTCCCTGATCGCTTGCCCTCCGATCGCCGAACGTTATTTTTGTATCATATTATCGTAAATGGACCGGGAAAGACAACTTTTTTAAATGGTATTGAGGCTGTCAGGTAGCCATCGGTTTTTGAGTGCCGTGAATTTTTAGAATAACAATACAATTTTTTGATCATTTTCAGTATTGATACTCTATTATTCCTATCTTTTTGTAATAGAGCCTGCAATAAGTCAAGTGGAAAATAGATAATATAAAATAATGGACGAAAAACCAGGGAACCCAAAAAAAATAATTGACATTTAACCCCGGTTTTGCTACAGAGCGGAGTTACGTCTTTGATCTTGTAAATCTTTGGATCAAGAGCCCATTGGATTTTTCTCACTCTCATTCTCGGTTGCAGAATCCAAATTTTGCTTTAACGGATGGTTCGGGTGGATGGACCCTGGACATCATTTCCGCCCTTTCAATTGGAGTTAAGGATGTATTTACCCCAAGACACCTTTTTTCTAAAAGAAAGTTTTCCGGCCTGTGTGTTTTCCCGCACATTTCAAAATAAAACCAATCTATTAAATTGAAAGGAGAGAAGTGCGATGAAGAAGTTTACCTTTGGATGGAACGTTTTGTTTACCGTGGGTTTGGTCTTGATGATGTGCTTTTCGGCCTGGGGGGCCGGGACTATCAAGATCGGTGTAATCGGCCCGATGAATTTTATGCAGGGCAAGGGTCATTGGAACGGTGCCCTCATGGCCGCCGATGAGATCAATGCCAAAGGGGGCGTTCAGGTCGGCAAGGAAAAAATCAAAATAGAGCTGGTCAAGTCCGATTCCAATGAATTCTTAAATGTCACCGATGCCACCAACGCCATGGAGCGTTTAATGACCCAGGACAAAGTGGATTTTGTGGTCGGCGGTTTCCGGACCGAGGCCGTTTTGGCCATGCAGGACATCGCCATGGACTACAAAAAACTATTTATCGGCTGCGGGGCGGCCCATCCGGAGCTCTGCCTGCGGGTGGCCAAGAATTATGACCGCTACAAATATTTCTTCCGCGGCACCCCCTTTAATTCCGGTTTTCTGGTCAGGACCTGTTTTCTTCAAATGGGCTATGTCGGAGAACTTCTGAAAAATACTTTGAAAATCCCTAAGGTTAAAGTTGCCCTGGTGGCCGAGAAGGCTATCTGGGTCGATCCCATGATCGAAGCGGCCAAGGGAGTCATTCCCAAAATGGGCATGGAAGTAGTCGGTGTCTGGCGACCCTCGGCCACGGCGACCGATGTGACTTCCGAGCTTTCGGCCATTCAAAAGAGCGGCGCCAACATGATCTTTACGGTTTTTTCGGCCTCAGTCGGGATTACCTTTGCCCGACAGGCCGGGGAACTCAAGATTCCGGCCGTCCAGGTGGGGATCAATGTGGAAGGTCAAAAGGACGGTTTCTGGGAAGCCACCAAGGGCATGGGGAATTATATCCTGACCATGGATACCTATGTTCACGGGGTTGAATACAATGACCTGACTAAAAAATTTATGGATACCTATGAAAAACGGTTTAAGGAGACCCCGACCTACACGGCCGACACCTATGCCGCCATCGTCTATTCTTTGGTTCCCTCCATTGAGGCCGTAGGCAGTCTGGATGCCAATAAGATAATCGCCCACATGGAAAACCGGGAATATGTGGTCCCCAGCGGAAAAATAAAATACTATAAGGATGCCCAAGGTAAACAGACCCATGATTTGGCCTGGGGGCCGGGCTACCTGACCAGTCTGGGAGTCCAGTGGCAGGACGGCAAACTGGTTGGTGTTTGGCCTCCTCCCAAATGGAAGATGGACGCCAACTCCCCCGAGCTCAACTATAAGGGGATTCAACCTTATAAGATACCACCCTGGATGCATAAGTAGTTCGGAGTTTGGAGTTCGGAGTCCGGAGCAAACCCGTACCACTCCGAACTCCGA is part of the Deltaproteobacteria bacterium genome and encodes:
- a CDS encoding SDR family oxidoreductase translates to MFDLSKFSLQGKIAIVTGGSRGIGKAIALGFAKAGAKVALTSRKINDLEANAAEIKAFGGEALPIQAHLGKKEEIDKMVGVVMDRFGRIDILVNNAGASPSMGSVLESDERLWDTIMNLNMKGLYFTSQAVARVMKEQGGGKIINIASVDGFMPEPGVSVYSISKAGVRMITKAFASELAPFNIRVNTIAPGPISTKMLNSHWFHLSPGEAKKEQEAMALMTPMRRIGDPDEIAGAAIYLASDASSYTTGTEIVVDGGILLSGALQPASSPKA
- a CDS encoding PAS domain S-box protein — protein: MGTEKQILIVDDNTTLREGLRSLLASHQGFQVVDEAGDGLEAIQSVDRFLPDLVIMDLSMPRMNGMEATREIKKKWPEIKILAFTVQDSEEYIMAMLKAGADGYILKDSTQDELIQSIENILAGNRVLSSDIEEALRESEERFRAVFESAAIGIEQHNLNGHFLQGNTKLAEIIGLTAQEIRQRSFKEITHPDDLEREEPLIEQLIRGERSSYTIEKRYIHKDGHPVWVRATSSLAKEVRTPYRISIIEDITERKKAENALKKSEEKYRELVENINDVIFELDENGRVTYISPTCESVMGSCPTLLIGKTITDFLFPEDRAAAGEGIRKVMNGQVHSIEVRIPHQSGEVRWVRISSRPIAKEERIIGLRGILTDLTERKRMEEERIIIDKLESTGILAGGIAHDFNNLLAVILGNLELARIFPQSVEMMIPYLEAAEKAAVAAQGLTRQFITFAKGGAPVKKRISLTDLLKEHVTFALRGSPAGCTFSIPSDIWQTEVDENQIGQVIRNMVLNGREAMPDGGMVSVAAKNETVDNRSGLPLSDGDYIKVSIGDQGSGIPGEVLPKIFDPYFSTRKRGDQKGMGLGLTICHSIIQKHGGTITVASRLSEGTTFHIYLPASREAEFMVPEGLHGMGRVLVMDDEEMVRKLIESILQALGYEVTLAEDGEKAIECYRQAKVLGYPFDAVILDLIVSGGIGGKDAIREFLKFDPQVKAIVSSGYSNDPVIMNYELYGFSGALTKPYRICDLHETLSKVIGKEVKD
- a CDS encoding ABC transporter substrate-binding protein gives rise to the protein MKKFTFGWNVLFTVGLVLMMCFSAWGAGTIKIGVIGPMNFMQGKGHWNGALMAADEINAKGGVQVGKEKIKIELVKSDSNEFLNVTDATNAMERLMTQDKVDFVVGGFRTEAVLAMQDIAMDYKKLFIGCGAAHPELCLRVAKNYDRYKYFFRGTPFNSGFLVRTCFLQMGYVGELLKNTLKIPKVKVALVAEKAIWVDPMIEAAKGVIPKMGMEVVGVWRPSATATDVTSELSAIQKSGANMIFTVFSASVGITFARQAGELKIPAVQVGINVEGQKDGFWEATKGMGNYILTMDTYVHGVEYNDLTKKFMDTYEKRFKETPTYTADTYAAIVYSLVPSIEAVGSLDANKIIAHMENREYVVPSGKIKYYKDAQGKQTHDLAWGPGYLTSLGVQWQDGKLVGVWPPPKWKMDANSPELNYKGIQPYKIPPWMHK
- a CDS encoding glucose 1-dehydrogenase translates to MDFSLNGKVVLITGASRGIGQAAAIGMAQAGADIAIASRKLPDLERVAEEVRRTGKKCLPVAAHVARIEEVNNLVTKVLEEFGRIDILVNNAATNPTMAPALDVDERGWDAIMNLNLKGLFFLSQAVARIMKEKGGGKIINVASIAGISPDLLPVYSISKAGVIMATKVMAQQWAPYNIRANCVAPGLTKTRFSEALWNNPAILNIAMSRTPMARVAEPEEMVGAIIFLASDASSYVTGQVIAVDGGTTI
- a CDS encoding TetR/AcrR family transcriptional regulator, giving the protein MANQPKSKLRKEQILRAAEKVFARKGFQEATISDVAREAKVSEATIYEYFPSKEELLFSIPGETTRRSKESMTFLLQFLRGASNKLRAIIYHYLWFYETNPDYAAVAMLILKQNRKFLEVGAYEDVRELSRILLNIVKEGIDSGEFRADINLNLVRAIILGTVEHLVIRRVLLGKPESLVELSDSLTDLIIGGIKIRREEKVWNIQIRQEPEENTPPTELPSMKKRKPLGDPSHK